One Saimiri boliviensis isolate mSaiBol1 chromosome 7, mSaiBol1.pri, whole genome shotgun sequence genomic window, gtgaggtggctcacttctataattccaacactttgggaggctgaggaaaaaggATGGCTTGGggtcaggccagcctgggcaacatagcaagacctctgtctctgcaaaaaaaattgttttaaattagcaGACTATGGTGATATATAGCTTCAcaggaggtaggaggatcccttgagcccaggagcgtGAGGGTGCTGTGATCTATGAGCACAccacttaactccagcctgggcaaaggaatgagaccttgtttcagctaaaaataaataaatagggctgggggtggtagctcactcctgtaatcctagtactttgggaggccaatgcagtggatcacctgaggtcaggaattcgagaccagcctggccaacatgaagaaagcctatctctactaaaaatacaaaaattagctgggcgtggtggcccatgcctataatctcagctactgaggaggctgaggcaggagagtggcttaaatcaaggaggtggaggctgcagtgagctgagattatgccactgcactccagcctgggtgacagagcgagactgcatctccaaaaacaaaataataataaataaataaataaataagcaaaggtTTTCTATTAGTaggaaaatgtaagttaaaacatttttgcatTGTTTAAAACATACACGTCACTTCAGTGACATCATTTTTCACTTATCAGGTTGGCAAAAATTAAACAGAACACCATTACTCAGTGCAGGAAAATGGAcatgcttattatttatttacacaaTGTGCGTTTTCTAAGTTGGTGAGCGTTTGGTGAGGTCAACAtggcaatatttatcaaaatgttgTATGCATGTATAATTTGACTCACATGCCATTTCCTCTTCCAGGAATCTGTAGTACAAAAATTCTAGTACATATTACCAAAATATGTGTACAACAATGCTAGTTTCAGCATTATGTGAACTAGCAAAAACATTTCAAAGTGCTTAAATGTCCACCAATGGAAGAATATTTAAATGAACTGTGAAATACGATCCAGCTGTTAAAAAAAGAAGGCACTCTGTATAAACAGACACAGGAGATTCTCAAAGCATATTGTTAAGTGGAAAAAGCTGGTTACAGTATAAGTTGTATAGTATGATTCTACTTTATGAAAATTCAAAACCCCTAACTATAAgtgtgtacatgtacatgtatgtgtttCAGTAACGAAGAAGAACtgcagaccaggcacagtggctcatgcttgtaatcccagcactttgggaggctgaggcaggcagatcacctgaggtcaggagtttgagaccagcctgaccaatatggagaaaccccgtctctattaaaaatacgaaaaatagacagctgtggtggtacatgcctgtaatcccagctacctgggaggctgaggcaagagaattgcttgaacccaggaggtggaggttatggtgagctgagatcacaccattgcactccagcatgggcaacaagagcaaaactccatcttaaaaaaaaaaaaaaaaaaaaaaagagaactggaAAGCTATTAAATTGTTAACACTATCTCTTGGGAGAACATAGGAATTGGAGAGGATGCTGATGAAGGAAATTTCAAGGTGTTTCAGTATCATTTGATCATTCAAAAGGAGAATATACTTACATGCTGCTTTTACAATTTAATGTTTTggtagtggcatgatcaggaGGTACAGAGATCTGTAAGGTGTTTGCCTCTAAACTAAATGGCCCTTGACTGCCCTGGATTTTGAGGGCTTGTGTATGCTTTCTGGGGTTTTCTGTCTCATTCCTCACTCTCCTCATCATACTATTGCTCATCATTCACTTAACCTGTTGTTAACAGCCCATTAACTATCCATGGGtatgaaaaccagaaaaccaaattcaaaaGGATGGCATGTTTAAGGGTTCTGAGTAAGGGTTTGTCGTTAAcaaaaggcatgagccacatgaCTTTCTGACTTTGACCAGAGGCTGTTTCCTAGTTCTTGCTGTCCAGTCTACTCCCTGCCcccttttacatatttaaattttttttcgtTGAAGTAGAATCCCAAAACAGAAAATTGTATAAATCCAGTGTGCATTTTACTGGATGATCACAAAGTAAACACACTCATGTAACATCCAGCATGTCCTAACCAATACTTAGTATAATTAGTCTTTTGAAGTTTGCCATTTTGATGAGTGTCCAGTGTTATCTAGAAATTTGAGGTTTCCTTATTTCTAATGTTATTGAACACTTTTCCCACACACTTTGTAACCATTTGGAAGTGAGTGTTCAAGTCTCTTGCCTATTTTTCTGTTATAtagtataactttttaaaattgatatgaccaatttttttcagattttgcagatctaaatttttttcacatttaattcttttgttgatttttagtCAGCAACAAATTCTACCCTAGGTGGCTTTAATCACTGGACATTTTATTTTGGGATTATTTCTCCCAAGAATCTCATTATGAATTGGATACAAGATAAAAATTCTGCAAGACCAAGAAAACAGAAGGGAAGACggagggggaaggagaagaaggggaaTGAAGACAGATGTGGAAGATTGAGGGAGTGAATCAAAGAGACAAAGGTAAATTTGAATCAGCCTTGGAGTCAAAACAGCAGAGTAAAAATGACTTCAATCAAAGTTGAAGGTTCAGAATGTCCTGCTTCATAACATTTCAGAGCTGTTACCACATGGTGAAGACAGTACCAACAACCACAGATGCTGCTTTATAAGAAAGAAGACTTTTCATTCTTCCTGTTTCCTGGGAAAATTATTTGGATCTGGGGAGAGATTTGGTTACTATTTtgcttcatttcctttgcagaaaGAGTTACATgattgagggggaaaaaaaagatttaaagtcaGACCAGATGGGGAGAAAAGTCAGGAGGATTTATTGGACTAAACTCTACTGAGTTtacacacattttaattttaactttctagGGAGGCAACAGATTGACCCTGGGGAAATAGGCAAATGGAGAAAGATTTGAAGTGTATACTAgtgtttttttgtcattttttaaggAAATGGATCGAACATTCCAAACTgagagaaataaactttaaaatcgtGGAATTCAATCCAATGGTCCTCAAAGGGAAGATCAGACCAGACTCACCAAGGCCTGAATTGCTGCAGCCTGTAAGTAGGGACTACACAGATGCTGGGGACAGTCCTTGGTGAGACCCTTGTTCAGTAAGGAGCGCTAGGCACTGAGATACATGTGGAATATTATTTTTGAAGCCTTGTGGTGTTTGATCTCTACCAAACTCTGCTTATGTATAATTTATAAGCCAGCTGCTAAAGAAAGGATTTAAGATGGTTTATAGAAACACAATGAAgttattaaagaagaaatgaagcattaaaaaaatgcagaatgcATTTATGAGTATGAATATGCCTGTAGGGGTGGGAGCTGGAGGAGGGCCAGGTAGCTGAGGCCAGGAAAGAGTACCCCAAACCTGTTGGCTGTTGGGATATTTAACTGTGATTGCATGTTAAATCTGAGTATCCGACAGCTAAGAAAAAAGAGTAGCATGATGGATTATATACTTCATAGTATTGACTAAGATAATACACTTAGGAGACACAAACTCTTTTCCTAGCCTTGGAAATCTTGAGATATTTTACCACGAGTGTTCTTACAAAAGGGACCctctcccttttttatttttttatttttctttttgcataaaaAGTGGTGTTTTTGgccaggcctataatcccagcacattgggagggtgaggcgggagggttgcttgaacccaggagtttgagaccagcttgggtaatatATTGAGGCCtcgtttattttcttttctttttcttttttttttttttttgagacggagttacactcttgttacccaggctggagtgcaatggcactatctcggctcaccacaacctccgcctcctgggttcaagcaattctcctgcctcagcctcctgagtagctgggattacaggcacgcagcaccatgcccagctaattttttgtatttttagtagagacagggtttcaccatgttgaccaggatggtctcgatctcttgaccttgtgctccacccacctcggcctcccaaagtgctgggattacaggcttgagccaccatgcccggcgagacctcgtttattttcttaaattagctAGAtttggtggcacacccctgtagtcctagctacctactcaggagctgaggtgcGATgactgtttgagcctgggagttcaaggctgtagtgagctgtgatcatgccactgcactccagcctgagcaacagagtcagaccctgtctcagaaaagaaaaaaaaaaaaaaaaaaaacagtggtgtTTTTGACAGCAGTTTTACAGAAACTGCAGCCACTTTCCGCATATGATTATTACTTCAATTCATCCCtgaaaatttacttaattttaagcCCTCTGTCTATGATATGATCTTTTCTCAATTCCGGATACTGCCAGAGTACAAGCTGAGTTAAGACTTCAGATTAAGCAATATTGTTACTAACGAAACTTTGAAGTTCCTATCCACAGCCCTGAACCTTTTTCTGGTTCAGGTACCTAAAAGGTTGAGCTTGCTGTTGGGAtgacacacgtgtgtgtgtgtatttcaggcTGATTTAATTGACGGTTATCAAAATTACTGGAAGTAGAGTAAGGCAGGTAATTTGTGCCCTAAAAGATTGACCACGGAGCCTCTGTAATGCCCACTGCAGCGGTTAACAGAGATGACAGTGGCAGCAGCCTCTGCACTAGGGGGTCTGAATCTAGAAGAATAGCTGATCTGTCAGCGCTGGCTTCAGCCTCAGGCCTCAGATATTTCAGCCACTGGGAAACTCGGGTGAGCTATCTGGCTAGCTCCTGTTTTATTCTGCTCCAGACCTGGAGCTGAGCTGAGTCTATGGTCAAAGCCGACTCTCCAGTACCCTCAGAAGACACTAAGCCATATGCCTCTTCCTCACcatcatttcttttgttgttttaacagCTGAACTTCGTTCGATTTTATCTTCCTCTACTTATCCACCAACATGAGAAAGTCATCTATTTGGACGATGATGTAATTGTACAAGGTACTCTTGTTAACTGCCAAGAACACGCGGAAAAGAAGCAGCTGATAAGTAGAATGACTGtctctcttcatttttcaaatagcTAATTGTGCAGTGAGTTTTGACTGCTTATTTAAGTTGTGAATACAGTATTGTTGTAAATTCGGAAGTATTTTGGAAACAGGGATTGATACTTACCAGGACAATCCAGTTGACACTCTGATTGTCAAAACTTGCAATAAATAGCTTGTTAGCCTTTCCTTTCCCTGTATCTCTATAATGTATGGAAGTAAAGCGTCACGGATGACGTTCTTAGGCGTGAGAAGTTTTGATGTTTAAATGTTATATCTCTTCCATTACAAACAGGATACGCATTGGTGTGGTACCTACTTTTAgcaacagaaataaatttgatcaATGCTAGTCTGAACTCATCATCAAGTGGCTTTCTGAATCTGTAGGCACGACTCTTGCTAAATAAATTGTTAAGCCACTTGAAATCAGGGATCCAATACTCTTCTCCCATAACAAAATCAAGAACTGTTTAAGCTCTAAGGCTCTATCTGGCCCCAAAACAAATGCCGTAATGTTTTAATTGCTGGTGTTTCTAAATTCAGGTGATATCCAAGAATTGTATGACACCACCTTGGCCCTGGGCCACGCAGCAGCTTTTTCAGATGACTGCGATTTGCCCTCTGCTCAGGACATAAACAGACTCGTGGGACTTCAGGTGGGCACACTATCTTGGAAATCCTCCCTTCATCCTACAGTTCTGGTCCCTTCTTCCCCTCTGCAACTCAAAATGAGTGTAACCTCCACCTTGAAAACCCTATAGGAACTCTGGCTCTTTCTGTGAATGAGATGGGAAGCTATTGGAAGAGCTTTGAGGGAATGAGTGACCTAGAGACAGAGTAGGGTGGAAAAGGGTGGAAGCAAGGATACTGCTTAGGAGGAACTTGCAGAAATCTAGTGAGTGACAATTATGGCCTGAACAGGAAGGTAGCAGTAGTGGCAAGAGAAGTGATTGGCTTCCGGCATTTTGAAGATGGGACCAACAGGATTTGCTGACAGATTTGGATAAGAAGCGAGTGAGAAAAAAGGAGCCAAGGAGGACCTAATGACCCAGGTTTTTTGCCCAAGTAACTAGAAGGATAGAGTTGCCACTGACTGAGgtagggcaggggcagggaagcGGGTTTGGGATAGAATTGAGATCATTTTTTGGATGTAAGTTGGAGCTGCCTTACTAAGCATCTGAAAGGAGACATTTGGATGGCAGATGTAGCAGGAGTTGGAAGTGCAGACGAGAGGCCAGGGCTGTCAGATGGGTGGTATTTAGAGCCATGAGACTGGACAAGGCCGTTTATGGAGTTATTGCTAGAGAAAGGCACTGGTGCTGCACTCAGACTTAGGGCATTCAGCATTTAGAGGCTGGAGATATGAGGGGAaaccagcaaaacaaaacaacaagaaaccACCAAGTGGCCAGTGACACAGGAGGAAACCCAGAGACACTGCACAAAGGTTTCAAGAAAATGATCATTTTCCAGAAACAAAAGATTCGCTGGTCAAAAGCATACACATCCTGTTCCCTTACAGAATACATATATGGGCTATCTGGACTACCGGAAGAAGGCCATCAAAGATCTGGGCATCAGCCCCAGCACCTGCTCTTTCAATCCTGGAGTGATTGTTGCCAACATGACAGAATGGAAGCACCAGCGCATCACCAAGCAATTGGAGAAATGGATGCAAAAAAATGTGGAGTACGTGAAGACTTCTCTACCGTTTTTTCATGCTTGGGAACAAAATCATTCAGTTAATTTTTCACACATAGTTCAAGGGTTAGAAATATTTCACAGTCATCTTGGTCAGATTTTCTGTTAAGGCACtgttaagaaagaaaaggggacagTCAATTAAAATCTTTCCTCAAAAGGTATAAATCAGAGGAATCAAGATCCTGTGGAGTGAGGAGGCCCTGATTATACATTTTCCTATTAAGTTGTTGGAAAAATGTGACTTGAATCTCTTCCATGTAACAATCTTCATTTATCTTAGCTGAGTTTCCTCTTTTAACAGATTTGTTATTAAGGATTATTATATAGAGCCAACTCTGCTTTTTaaggttgattttttaaatttataatttttcattattaaagttttaaaaatagagaagataaaaataactCTAATACAACTGCTATGATCACATCATTGGACTGCTTGGCAGTCTTATTTTATCTGGATATTTTAATACCATCATAACCTTGAATTTGCCAGTAAAGTTATTCTAAATAACGCGGGATTAGAATTGGATCTCCCATGTCTACTATTTAAAAACCTGGGAGTTAAAATGGCAAAGTATGAACACTGTGAATCTAGGTGATGAATGTGGGAGTTCATGGTATTCTTACAACTTTGTGCAGGTTTgacaattttcaaaatgaaaagttggggAGAATGAAAGGCCGTAATTCTTAGTACACAGTGAGAGAATGTCTTGTATCTTTTACAATATTAGATTCTAATGAGTTTGTGGGGACTCCAGGCCAAATGTTGTTTTTTTATGTCATTTCTTAGGGAAAACCTCTACAGCAGCTCTCTGGGAGGAGGGGTGGCCACCTCCCCAATGCTGATTGTGTTTCACGGGAAATACTCCACAATTAACCCCCTGTGGCACATAAGGCACCTGGGTAAGTATGTAAAGAAACAtgtaaatgtacattttatttttttatttttgagacagtctcactctaccgcccaggctcaagtgcagtggcgtgatctcggctcactgcaacctctgcttcccaggttcaagcaattcatctgcctcagcccctcgagtagctgggatcacaggtgtgcacgaccacatccagctaatttttgtatttttagtagagatgggactttaccatgtttgtcaggctggttggcctcccagagtgctgggattacaggcgtgacccaccatgcccggctgcaaATATGCATTTTATAGATCCAGTGAGCACCATGGCTAGGAGAGGGTGCTACATACAGCACCAGGTTGTTCAGTTCAATCCTGCAGGTGACGCTGGACAAATCAGTGCTCAGATTCTGCAAGTGTAGCTGATATTCTTAGCTACCTGAGGGGCATGTTTCTAGATATTTATGAAAAGCCATTAGAGTCATGCTTAGCATATAGTATATGCTCGATAAACATTAACTATTATTAAGATaacttttggctgggtgcggtggctcatgcctgtaatcccagcactttgggaggctgaggtaggaggattacctgaggtcaggagttcgagaccagcctgaccaacatggtgaaactgtctctaccaaaaatacaaaaattagctgggcatggtggtgggtgcctgtaatcccagctacttgggaggctgaggcaggagaatcacttgaacccaggagatggaggttgcagtgagctgagatcgcaccattgcattccagcctgggtgacaggagtgaaactgcgaaactgcgtctcaaaaaaaaagagagtgagaacATTCACTGTCAAAGCTTTATTGAGCTGTCAACCCAcacctttattttctcttgcagTAACCTACAGTGGACAAAACCAAATAAATTAGCATAATGGCTTAGGATGAATTCAGAAAGCTGCCATTaaaatttatcctttaaaaagcAGTTGACTCTGTACTGTGAGTTCCTTAAGTCTTTTATTCACTACACAAGTGTAGGTTTTAGGATATAGATTGGAATCCCAACTATGATTTTGGGCAAGCTACTGCATATATGTAAATTGCTTAGCATAGAGGACACATTCATTCCATTCTAACACATGGCCACAATCCCTTATCCAAAACCACTGGGCCAGACATGTTTAGTTTAGAAAGGGTTtggattttaaaaaggtaatgtGGTGCTGAGTGGGATCTAGGTTTTACTGCCAAAGGAGGTATTTAAAAACCTTGTTTTCAGACCTTTGGGGATTATTTTAGAATTAGAGGCAATGGATATGGACTTATATTTACCAACTTCCCATTACATTGCTAAGAACTGGATTAAGTTCTGTTAAGGAAGGTgaatattatttctaattctcATGACCCTACAAGGTGTCATGTCCCATAATCTCCTTTCTAGAAGAAAGGACGTAATTGTGGAGGCAGAGTTACTGTCTGCTCTCGATGATTCTGTGGATTGCTTCTGCATCATTACCAGAATCCTCTGATTTTCCTGAGCATACGTATGCACAAAAGAGTGCCACAGGGAAGTCAGTGGTCTGTCTGATTTGATTTATAGTCACGTCAGGTTCACCATTAGGTCCAGTATCAACCTTTCCGTGTGCAGAAAATCCCATCAAAGtaggtctatttttaaaaacgtgTAGGAACAGCTATGCAGAGCTTACATCAGTAATGTGACAGCATTGTATGATCTTGAAACAGAGACTCAGAattaca contains:
- the GLT8D2 gene encoding glycosyltransferase 8 domain-containing protein 2 isoform X2, with amino-acid sequence MGATMAAINSIYSNTDANILFYVVGLRNTLTRIRKWIEHSKLREINFKIVEFNPMVLKGKIRPDSPRPELLQPLNFVRFYLPLLIHQHEKVIYLDDDVIVQGDIQELYDTTLALGHAAAFSDDCDLPSAQDINRLVGLQNTYMGYLDYRKKAIKDLGISPSTCSFNPGVIVANMTEWKHQRITKQLEKWMQKNVEENLYSSSLGGGVATSPMLIVFHGKYSTINPLWHIRHLGWNPDARYSEHFLQEAKLLHWNGRHKPWDYPSVHNDLWESWFVPDPAGIFKLNHHS
- the GLT8D2 gene encoding glycosyltransferase 8 domain-containing protein 2 isoform X1; translated protein: MALLRKINQVLLFLLIMTLCLILYKKVHKGTLPKNDTDDESETPEELEEEIPVVICAAAGRMGATMAAINSIYSNTDANILFYVVGLRNTLTRIRKWIEHSKLREINFKIVEFNPMVLKGKIRPDSPRPELLQPLNFVRFYLPLLIHQHEKVIYLDDDVIVQGDIQELYDTTLALGHAAAFSDDCDLPSAQDINRLVGLQNTYMGYLDYRKKAIKDLGISPSTCSFNPGVIVANMTEWKHQRITKQLEKWMQKNVEENLYSSSLGGGVATSPMLIVFHGKYSTINPLWHIRHLGWNPDARYSEHFLQEAKLLHWNGRHKPWDYPSVHNDLWESWFVPDPAGIFKLNHHS